The uncultured Desulfuromonas sp. genome has a segment encoding these proteins:
- the hpt gene encoding hypoxanthine phosphoribosyltransferase: MKLLYAQEEIARQVKELGAQISRDYQERELILLVVLKGSILFAADLCREITAPVTLEFIRVSSYGSDTTSSGRIDFKVPLQCDISGKHVLIVEDIIDTGLTLKVLHQYLLKQQPKSLKCCTLIDKKKYRQVDFEADYVGITMEDGFIVGYGLDYNERLRNLAGIYLLDPTNLPFQGEA, encoded by the coding sequence ATGAAGCTTCTATACGCCCAAGAAGAGATTGCCCGGCAGGTCAAAGAGCTTGGCGCACAGATCAGTCGTGATTATCAGGAGCGCGAACTGATCCTGCTGGTGGTTCTCAAAGGCTCCATACTGTTTGCCGCAGATTTATGCCGGGAGATCACCGCGCCGGTCACGCTTGAATTTATTCGCGTTTCCAGCTACGGCAGCGATACCACGTCAAGTGGCCGGATCGACTTCAAGGTTCCACTGCAATGCGACATCTCCGGCAAGCATGTATTGATTGTTGAAGACATCATTGATACGGGTCTGACCCTCAAAGTGCTTCACCAGTACCTGCTCAAACAACAACCGAAGTCGCTGAAATGCTGCACGCTGATCGACAAAAAAAAATACCGTCAGGTTGATTTTGAAGCCGATTATGTCGGCATCACCATGGAAGACGGCTTCATCGTCGGCTACGGCCTGGATTACAATGAACGCTTGCGTAATCTTGCGGGAATTTATTTGCTGGACCCCACTAATCTGCCATTTCAGGGAGAGGCTTAA
- a CDS encoding DUF1573 domain-containing protein, giving the protein MCRVLLAVLLVLCWVGVALSAARIHVPVSEVDMGVLYSGQKSKQTFVLENHGDKPLVINKVRTSCGCTSAFTRDKRIEPGESTELAVQFNSKGFRGNVLKKIMLYTNDPSGKTELRLRGKIVMELALKPSRITLGVVEKARTMQVPLTLVNLSDRPLTDVVVRCTSRRMTVDGLPQRLEPGESADLTLTVHVPDQPQSRVNGYLLLSGRGHVLNQLRIPVTGTTGS; this is encoded by the coding sequence GTGTGCCGAGTTCTTTTAGCCGTTTTGTTGGTTTTATGTTGGGTCGGGGTGGCGCTCAGTGCCGCGCGGATTCATGTTCCCGTCAGTGAAGTGGATATGGGCGTTTTGTATTCCGGGCAGAAATCAAAACAGACCTTTGTCCTCGAAAATCACGGCGACAAACCGCTGGTGATCAACAAGGTGCGTACATCCTGTGGTTGTACTTCGGCGTTTACCCGTGATAAGCGGATTGAACCGGGGGAATCGACCGAGCTGGCGGTACAGTTCAATTCGAAAGGATTTCGTGGCAACGTGCTGAAAAAGATTATGTTGTACACCAATGATCCGAGCGGCAAAACCGAACTGCGCCTGCGGGGAAAAATAGTGATGGAGCTGGCGTTAAAGCCGTCACGCATCACGCTGGGCGTGGTCGAAAAAGCCCGGACAATGCAGGTTCCCCTGACGTTAGTCAACCTTTCCGACCGACCGCTGACCGATGTGGTTGTGCGCTGTACATCGCGGCGAATGACGGTGGATGGTCTGCCGCAACGCCTGGAGCCCGGGGAGAGTGCTGATTTAACCTTGACGGTCCACGTGCCGGATCAGCCTCAGTCGCGGGTCAACGGCTATCTGCTGCTCAGTGGCCGCGGCCATGTGCTCAACCAATTGCGGATTCCGGTGACCGGAACGACCGGATCGTAG
- a CDS encoding DUF3426 domain-containing protein, whose translation MLIQCTQCQTVYNFDDSALQDSSIDVRCARCQTVFTIDASSAVGEDVCRVDESELQGMSFRSAATDTSSKAAQPASEMPLFEPEPEQTFEAPPVTQSHLGLHPQPEPAHEETGAEEEFSFAPTEQPSTDDDTGFDFTPLDEAPAQEKAPSDVAFTAPDGTAEAEKPVESAQQEQPRDLFAEPETAPSDEEEEPQWQGTPDDFTFEDSGEDFSFEDEASWSTDKPETPARADGPSQATEDSPDFIFEPLTRETKPTPSQPAPLAEESSLASQEDMEQTVAAPAEPEKPQTTARPAERVPRPQKRGTSKFLLFILFLLLVVAGAYGYFYATLGTTDVRVMIREIQQLVMPSGPQQPQGALTIIRSESYYIDNSEAGALFVIQGTIRNDYKEPRAELSVTATLYKDKGQPFTKKTVYCGNEISRQALETTAYATLAETMSNPFGTALANVGVAPGASLPFIVVFNDLSDDLSEFSIEPASSKPASQ comes from the coding sequence ATGCTCATTCAATGCACACAGTGTCAGACCGTTTATAATTTCGACGACTCGGCCCTCCAGGACTCCAGCATTGATGTCCGTTGTGCGCGATGCCAGACGGTATTCACGATCGATGCCTCTTCCGCGGTCGGCGAAGACGTTTGTCGTGTCGATGAAAGTGAACTGCAAGGCATGTCTTTCCGTTCCGCGGCAACAGACACATCCTCGAAAGCAGCGCAACCTGCCAGTGAAATGCCCCTGTTTGAGCCGGAGCCGGAGCAAACGTTTGAAGCGCCTCCGGTCACGCAAAGCCATCTTGGTCTGCATCCCCAGCCGGAACCGGCCCACGAAGAAACCGGCGCCGAAGAAGAATTTTCCTTCGCACCGACTGAACAGCCATCAACTGACGACGACACCGGTTTCGACTTTACCCCTCTGGACGAAGCACCGGCGCAAGAGAAGGCACCGTCCGATGTTGCTTTTACCGCGCCGGACGGAACCGCTGAGGCTGAAAAACCTGTAGAATCCGCGCAACAGGAACAACCTCGCGACCTTTTTGCTGAACCCGAAACCGCCCCCAGCGATGAAGAGGAAGAGCCGCAATGGCAAGGCACCCCTGACGACTTTACCTTTGAAGACAGTGGTGAAGATTTCAGCTTTGAAGATGAGGCGTCCTGGTCGACGGATAAACCAGAAACACCGGCACGCGCTGATGGACCATCGCAAGCCACCGAGGACTCTCCGGATTTCATCTTCGAGCCGTTAACCAGAGAAACAAAACCGACCCCGTCGCAACCAGCCCCGCTTGCCGAAGAAAGTTCCCTGGCGTCTCAGGAGGACATGGAACAAACCGTTGCTGCGCCGGCGGAACCTGAAAAACCGCAGACGACGGCCCGCCCAGCGGAGCGTGTGCCCCGTCCGCAAAAACGCGGCACGTCAAAATTTCTGTTGTTCATCCTGTTCCTGCTGCTGGTCGTTGCCGGAGCTTACGGTTACTTCTATGCCACGTTAGGAACCACGGATGTCCGGGTCATGATCCGTGAGATCCAACAACTGGTCATGCCGTCAGGACCACAGCAGCCGCAAGGCGCACTGACGATCATCCGTTCGGAAAGCTACTACATCGACAACAGCGAGGCGGGCGCTCTGTTTGTCATTCAGGGCACGATTCGCAATGATTATAAAGAGCCGCGTGCGGAACTCAGCGTCACCGCCACCCTGTACAAGGACAAAGGCCAGCCGTTTACAAAAAAAACGGTTTACTGCGGCAATGAGATCAGCCGTCAAGCCCTTGAAACCACGGCCTATGCGACGCTTGCTGAAACAATGAGCAATCCGTTTGGTACGGCACTGGCCAATGTCGGAGTCGCGCCGGGCGCGTCCCTGCCGTTCATCGTCGTCTTTAATGATCTCTCTGATGACCTGAGCGAGTTCAGCATTGAGCCGGCAAGTTCTAAACCGGCCTCACAGTGA
- a CDS encoding MacB family efflux pump subunit: MNDVLLELRRVSRLYPTGDEPFRAIDRISLKIQSGEMVAIIGPSGSGKSTLMNVLGCLDTPSEGDYFVAGQPTASLDADALAQLRRNHFGFIFQRYHLLPHLDAAQNVEIPAIYAGMPTPSRHERSQELLTRLGLADRLHHRPGQLSGGQQQRVSVARALMNGGQVILADEPTGALDSKSGEEMMGLLKELHRNGHTIVLVTHDSHVAAHADRIIEMRDGEIVVDNRHGQAAAVDTTSRPIAHEDKPSWRAMGGRTSEALRMAGFAMASHRMRTLLTMLGIIIGISAVVSVVALGQGAQQKIISDINSMGTNIISINPGKGWGDSRASAIHTLIPSDLVALKQQDYVDSASPSLNSSVLLRYRNLTASASITGVSPDYFRVRGYEIDQGRIFTDAEVRQLAQTVVIDANTATTLFPGATSPVGEVLLLDSLPCRIIGVTKEKDSPFGNNDSLNAWIPYTSAMGRLIGQRYFNSITIRVTDGYDNETAEANLTQLLSRRHGSKDFFTNSSDTILKTINKTTSTMTLLIAAIAVISLVVGGIGVMNIMLVSVSERTHEIGIRMAVGARQSDIMQQFLIEAVLVCLMGGALGIGLSYLISLVFPLFVTSITMQFTWWSIVSAVSCSTLIGVLFGFLPARNAARLDPVEALSRD, from the coding sequence ATGAATGATGTCTTACTGGAGCTGCGCCGGGTGTCACGGCTGTACCCGACGGGAGATGAACCGTTTCGGGCCATCGATCGCATCAGCCTGAAAATCCAGTCCGGCGAAATGGTCGCCATTATCGGCCCGTCCGGATCGGGAAAATCGACGTTGATGAATGTGCTCGGCTGCCTGGATACGCCCAGCGAAGGCGATTATTTCGTCGCCGGGCAACCCACGGCATCCCTCGATGCCGACGCTCTGGCTCAGCTGCGCCGCAACCATTTCGGCTTTATTTTTCAACGCTACCATCTGCTGCCCCACCTGGATGCCGCCCAGAATGTCGAAATTCCGGCCATCTATGCCGGCATGCCAACCCCATCGCGCCATGAGCGCTCTCAGGAGTTGCTGACCCGGCTGGGGCTGGCGGATCGGCTGCATCATCGGCCGGGTCAACTGTCCGGAGGCCAGCAGCAACGGGTCAGTGTCGCCCGCGCTCTGATGAACGGCGGCCAGGTGATTCTCGCCGATGAACCCACCGGCGCCCTCGACAGTAAGAGCGGTGAAGAGATGATGGGCTTGCTCAAGGAGCTGCATCGCAACGGCCATACCATTGTCCTGGTCACCCACGACAGCCACGTTGCCGCCCATGCCGACCGGATCATCGAAATGCGCGACGGCGAAATTGTCGTCGACAACCGTCACGGCCAGGCCGCTGCCGTTGACACCACCAGCCGACCGATCGCTCATGAGGACAAGCCTTCGTGGCGTGCCATGGGCGGTCGAACCTCCGAAGCTCTGCGCATGGCCGGATTTGCCATGGCCTCGCATCGCATGCGCACCCTGCTGACCATGCTCGGGATCATCATCGGTATCTCCGCGGTGGTGTCGGTCGTCGCCCTCGGCCAGGGCGCCCAGCAAAAAATCATCAGTGACATTAATTCCATGGGCACCAACATCATCTCCATCAATCCCGGCAAAGGCTGGGGCGATTCGCGCGCCTCAGCCATTCACACCCTGATTCCATCGGACCTTGTCGCGCTTAAACAGCAGGATTATGTCGACAGTGCCTCGCCGTCCCTTAACAGCAGCGTGCTGCTGCGCTATCGTAACCTGACCGCGTCGGCCTCCATCACCGGCGTCAGCCCGGACTATTTTCGGGTGCGCGGTTATGAAATCGATCAGGGGAGGATTTTTACCGACGCGGAAGTCCGTCAACTGGCCCAAACCGTGGTGATCGACGCCAATACCGCCACCACCCTGTTTCCCGGTGCCACCTCCCCGGTCGGCGAGGTGCTCCTGCTCGACAGCCTGCCGTGCCGCATCATCGGCGTCACCAAAGAAAAAGACAGCCCGTTCGGCAATAACGACAGCCTCAACGCCTGGATTCCCTACACCTCGGCGATGGGGCGGCTGATCGGCCAACGTTATTTCAACTCCATCACCATTCGCGTCACCGACGGTTATGACAACGAAACCGCCGAGGCGAATCTGACCCAGCTGCTCAGCCGACGCCACGGCAGCAAGGATTTTTTCACCAACAGCAGCGACACCATCCTTAAAACCATCAACAAAACCACCTCGACCATGACCCTGCTCATCGCCGCCATTGCCGTCATTTCCCTGGTGGTCGGCGGCATCGGTGTCATGAATATCATGCTGGTGTCGGTCTCGGAGCGCACCCACGAAATCGGCATCCGCATGGCCGTGGGCGCCCGGCAGAGCGACATCATGCAGCAATTTCTCATTGAGGCGGTGCTGGTCTGCCTGATGGGCGGCGCCCTGGGCATCGGGCTGTCTTATCTGATCAGCCTGGTGTTTCCCCTGTTTGTCACCAGTATCACCATGCAATTCACCTGGTGGTCGATTGTCTCGGCGGTCAGTTGTTCCACCCTGATCGGTGTGTTATTCGGTTTTTTACCGGCGCGTAATGCCGCCCGGCTGGATCCGGTGGAGGCCCTGTCACGGGATTGA
- a CDS encoding TolC family protein: protein MMTPRTRSFMLTMFFVPLTFGLTACTTLAPRTYQEPAAPQARQWQSPSTGEQSAPGTPFWQGFADTELNRLIDEVLQRNNDIRSATLNIRRARLAADLDRTDLFPHPSLNGSASRSRDLDQDDTSRSYGLSGGLNYEVDLWGRVADQYDSARLEVAALEEDRLTTMLSLVATTAQLYWQGGYLREILALDAQTIDYAEQSLAKVEAQFKVGAVSKIELLSSRQDVLTAHNTLTGHQNDWRQNRHALALLLDQEPQNDVAQPPSIAALALPGIAAGIPADVLSQRPDLRAAERRLRQSFIDMEITRKSIYPTLSLTGSLGYSSTRLRDLLDNPLATLAADLTLPLIDWNSSRLTIEQAQTDYELQAITFRQTLLTALQEVEDALSARRQSLEQDQRLTEALQLAHASEALYEQRYRCGETAEQTWLDSREQRRSSYRSWLENRLTLLNNTMTVYQTLGGPWPSMEGKTTKNDDEAKGRGTADHL, encoded by the coding sequence ATGATGACACCACGTACCCGCAGTTTCATGTTGACCATGTTCTTTGTTCCCCTGACGTTCGGGCTTACGGCCTGCACGACATTGGCCCCCCGCACCTACCAGGAACCCGCGGCACCGCAAGCACGCCAATGGCAATCGCCGAGCACAGGGGAGCAATCGGCACCGGGCACCCCGTTCTGGCAGGGATTCGCGGACACCGAACTCAATCGGCTGATTGATGAAGTTTTACAGCGCAACAACGACATCCGCAGCGCCACGCTGAACATCCGTCGGGCGCGGTTGGCCGCCGATCTCGATCGCACGGATCTGTTTCCCCATCCGTCGCTCAATGGATCGGCCAGTCGCAGCCGCGATCTGGACCAGGATGACACTTCACGCAGTTACGGTCTGTCCGGCGGCTTGAATTATGAAGTGGATTTATGGGGACGGGTTGCCGATCAATACGACAGCGCCCGGCTGGAAGTGGCGGCGCTTGAAGAGGATCGCCTGACCACCATGCTATCTCTGGTCGCCACCACAGCGCAATTGTACTGGCAAGGGGGCTATCTGCGGGAAATCCTGGCCCTCGATGCCCAGACCATTGATTATGCCGAACAGAGTCTGGCCAAGGTCGAAGCGCAATTCAAGGTCGGGGCTGTCTCAAAAATTGAGCTGCTCAGCAGCCGTCAGGACGTGCTCACCGCCCATAACACCTTGACCGGGCACCAGAATGACTGGCGTCAGAACCGCCATGCCCTGGCCTTGTTGCTGGATCAGGAGCCACAAAATGATGTGGCGCAGCCCCCCTCCATTGCAGCTCTTGCCCTGCCCGGTATTGCCGCCGGCATTCCGGCGGATGTTCTCAGCCAGCGCCCTGATCTGCGGGCGGCTGAACGCCGTCTGCGTCAGAGCTTCATCGACATGGAAATCACCCGCAAAAGTATCTATCCAACGCTGAGCCTGACCGGTTCACTCGGTTACAGCAGTACCCGGCTGCGTGATTTGCTCGACAACCCTCTGGCCACCTTGGCAGCGGATCTCACCCTGCCCCTGATTGATTGGAACAGCAGTCGCCTGACCATTGAGCAGGCGCAAACCGACTATGAGTTGCAGGCGATCACCTTTCGCCAGACCCTGCTGACCGCCCTGCAGGAAGTGGAAGATGCCTTGTCAGCACGCCGACAAAGCCTGGAGCAGGATCAACGCCTCACGGAAGCACTGCAACTGGCCCACGCCAGTGAAGCCCTCTATGAGCAACGTTATCGTTGCGGTGAAACGGCTGAACAAACCTGGCTCGACAGCCGGGAACAGCGCCGCAGCAGCTATCGCTCCTGGCTGGAAAATCGCCTCACCCTGCTCAACAACACCATGACGGTGTATCAAACGCTCGGGGGGCCGTGGCCATCAATGGAGGGAAAAACAACCAAAAACGACGACGAAGCGAAAGGCCGTGGAACAGCAGATCATTTGTAA